TGGAGTAAGGTAATGAGTTAGGTACAATGTAACATGAAGGAGGAAAGAGTGCTTCCAAGTCATGTGAAAGAGTGCTTCCAAGAATCTTGTTGGTCTGGTTTTCTTCAACAGAAGACAAACCATGATTATTTCTTTACCAATCCAATTGTTTTTCAATTGGATTTTTATTTGTAGCTAGCACTGTGACAAATGAACTATCTATCACAGATTCACAGTCCTCACGGGTTGCCCTATGAATTGGTACTTTAGAACCGTCCAAGGGATTTACGCCACGGCACTAAATGTGGATGTTTGAATTACTCCATCTTGAACTTGATCCATGTTTAAGTTAATGTGACAAAATTTTAGCTATAATGAATTGGAATGTGTGTTTTCTCACTTGCGTCAACACAAATAGATAAACCAAACAGTCTTTTAGAGAACCAAAGAATAATTGTACCCAAAACTTTTAGAAGTGAGTGTTTCTTTATTCAGCAAAGCAATTGTGGTtcaaatttttcttcttttgtgcAACCATCGGTTGTGCACTTATTAACCTTGCCTCTTGAgtatttttattttcctaaaATTAATGATTGCTCTTAGTTGTATTTGTGTGAATTGCATCTGTATTTGCAAACAATATTTGGTTAGCTTGTCATATTAAAGTCcaagttaaataaaaatcaacaGATTCTCAACTAGATCATGATTATAACTTCTAGTGCACTGTTGATGGAACCATTTGACCAcaattttgaaaacattttACTAAATAAATGCGAAAAGTTAGTTGGTTTGGTGGACTACCACttcaaatattatttaatttttggttTAAATAAGTTTTGGTCCTTAAAATATACTCTATTTATATGTTTAGTCCttgcaatttttttgtttttagtctCCAATATTATCAGTTTCATTTTTAGTCTTTAACATTGAATTCTCCCTCCAAATGAGATGAAAAATCCAACTCAGCACGACATGtgacttatttttaatttccatCCAAGCAATACACCTCTCACACTTGGTCATAATAAACACCATAACATCATTTGTCCTTATTTAAAATAAGAAGATTTTTCAGAGACAAAAAACTATACAAAACTTTTACAGTGACGAATTTAGACCAAAGCGTATATGTCTCGGACCTAGAATATATTTAACCATGCTATTATGATATAATTCGTGCATGTCCTCAAGGTGGACTTCAGCATACACAATGAGCAATAATTGAAGAACAAATAGAGACTTTTTTTTACATAGCACAATGCCCTTTTTTTGTCAGGTTTTTTTAAAAGGGATATAACACTTGACTTCTCATGAGGTAACTCGTCCTAGTGCTACTATGCTCAAAGCACCCTTCACTGCATAATTCTGATGGGTCCAAACGCAGTAATTGTGTAACTAGATGATGGATGGGCCTTCTAGACGAATGTAATCATACATAATGGCGATAAATGGGCCACTGCCTCTTGCCTGTTTCAAGAAGATGGTGTTATCTCCTTCAATAAACCTAATGCCTGGTATGTCCACATTGTAAAGCCAATAAAGCCCATGAATTCCATGTCTAGCAACTGAGTTATCCCTTCCTATCAACCCACTTGAAAATAGAGGACGTTTTGCGTTTGGATCATTAACTCGAACCTTAAATTTGAAAACAGAGTAGTTTAAACAAGCTTGAACGTAATTAGTATTGCCATCAATTCAACCCAtaaaattaagtaaaaaaaattaatgtaccTGAAGTTCAGAGAATGTGGCTGATGCCAAAGCCACTCGCACTGCTATAAACTGTTCTTCTCAAATGATAATAGTTACTATTGTCATTTTCCTTGTAAATTATTCTAGCTTAGACGCAcaatatgacaacgtcatatttgttctaattgtctcaTAATTATTCTTTAACTCagtttctactcatttcttggtttatggatcattttattttgctcaaagtgattcaaatttatattttatcatttcatagagttcctcataatttttaatatagtaatatatcatgcttatatttttctctttagcTCTAtaagttaaatcctacactacccATATCAACTCACACCCACAAAACTTGGAATATTCTTTTACCTTGGTTATGCTTACTCCACGTTTCACATTCTGATGATTAccacaaatattttataattctcTCTTACTAAGTTCCTTATTCTATTCTTTCTCAATTTCTGACTCATGACCCACGGCCCCCCACTTGTTCATGAAAATATCTTCTCCAGCATATCACCTTACACTCtcgtttcttttctttctcccaACGCCagacccattttcttcttctctttcacgttttctttctttcttcagcaGACCCATTTCTGctccttcttcctttcttctccaTGGACAACCAGCCatgagccaccaccaccaccacacacAAAAGCTCCAACCATGGCCACTCCAAACAGCCATGGACACGCGAGCACCACAGCCACCGCTGGTCACCACCGCCACGCCTCCTTTCATGAGCGAACCACCACCTCTACTCTCCCTCTTGGTAGATCCTCTTCTCCCTCTCCACGAGATGCCACCGCTGGCCACCATCACCATAGGTTGCTTCTAATTAATACTATTGGCTTTTGTTTTGGTATTAAATCCTTCTAAAACAGCTCCTAACTTTTATTGTTTCTAGTTTTCCTTTACTGTGTGGCTATTTCTCTTTTAAAGATGGTTTTGCTCTTTTGATTTCAAAAGGGCTGATGGTAATAGTTTCATGTGGAGAAAAAGTTGAGTTTTGAAAAGTGTTCCTTTCCCAGAAGTGATTATAAACTTTAAAACTAGTTTTCCTCATGGTTTTTGCATTTGTCTCACTTGTGTACTATTAGTTTTGGAAGAAATATTTACCTTGACATTTAAAGAAAAGGGCCGAGAGCATCATGAGGATTTTAAGTTTGGAATTAAAACTTTTTATGAGTATATTATTTTTTGAGCTGAAAGGTTTTATAAACTATTTGGGGATCTAGTTGTGAATGTGTTTTAGGGATGAAAAttgtatgaaaataattttagggCCTAAAACACAATATGCTtagaagttttgggttaaacttGTGTTTTAAAAGTCTTGaggtttgtttgataaatttattaaagattgagggttgaaaaagaactcaTTTATAGTTGAGGACTTATTTGCATAATGCGTTTCTTAAAGGACCTTTCTTTAAGACTCATAAATATTTTCTCttggactttagtccttgaaacaaTAAAGCATATGAATTAGCCTAAGTAAGTTAGAAAGATTAGCTAAGCTTGTTTTGGAACTTTGGATGTGACCttagaggctaaggtttagtATATGAACTTTGTGAAGGTTACGAAGGGCGAAAGCGCCTCGCGGTGAAGCTAAAGAATAGAAGGAAGCGAGCCGACGTGGAAAACAAAGATGTGATTGGATTGAAGTTGCAGTTTAGGAAGAAATTGgttaaggtaagggtaactcagttttagagtgtctttgagtcttgcatgtttaaatcgcactgcatgcgtttgagatgaagatgtttatattgattggcattggattatgattattatgcttgcttatgttgattgtttctgaggcttgtgccaaatgttttctgaaggcttcggctgagtaaacttattgagacgtgtgtctccgttttctgagaggctttggccgtttactggtttctgtcattgaactgagttggtatgcaattgagttGATTTATGttggttgataatatgaataacatgtggtttaCCTTGATTTGATTGTTGGATTTGAGACTGTTGTTCGAGTGATTACTGAGGTTGAGgattgttgttgattgacttGGCATTTAGggcttggtcttgaagtggcaatgtggtggtgattgtcccacgtgattgtcccgtcttttaaggcgttataaagtggcggtgtcacgtgatcgtcccatctttcgggatgtcctaaagtggcagtgtggtggtgattgtcccacgtgattgtcccgtctttcatgggcgttattaagtggcagtggagtggatatttttacaggactgtcccgtctttcatgggcgttattaagtggcattcaggggagttcggttctccgtctgtcccgtcttttatGGGCGTTATTTGGTGATAGTTCAGGGGAGTCCGTTTCCCgctctgtcccgtcttgagagacactattgatcgatccattttggtagcagcatatagttgcattatagggaactaacacctaaccctatgttgttggattttggtTTATTGgtattatattgttgaggtttttgatatctgattagatgtgattttgtttatatatgatttgatgatatgttgttgattatgtttatatctgatttaattCTATGTTGCTGCTTCTATTGATATCTATCTTTGATTTTATTGTTAGCTTATCTGTTCGTGATATCTATGTTgctaagttgttgatatctgagttaaattcatatcgttgattttgctgatatatgatttgatttcatgttgttggatatatgttgtcatttatcttgaaataagttgctagtttatgtgccatgatatgcacttaaatttgaataacatgtttttctcttttctacgtggtaattgcatggagttaaccctttctatttgctacttgttgtttgggcgcttaacgctattaggcgatgaagaattttcgatggagcttgaccttcgtacgagtcggagagAAGAACTTGAAGAAATGTGGatgactcgaagaatagagtcgtgtgtagggctagagccttgggttagagagcttaccgttattggtttaagcttgcacaATGAGTTTAGAAATTTCTATTTggggtttcgggtactcgccttgttcaaggcttgatgtaaatccctttgtagttgggagtatgcatgacatgttttggaagtgcatttgaaaagaaaaaaaatatacttgtgtttatatattcttttggaaaacattgcatatttactttaataggttactaaagtgacacccgaaattcggggcgttacaaaaaTCATAGACCGTTAGATCACTGCTTGCAGCAGGAGAAGCAGAGGATCCAACGGTCCTGAACCTATTAGTACggaccatgcatgacgttgcatggctccaaccctaatatcCTTATGTGTATATAAAGGAGGCTCCTTCCCTACACCAAGGGAACATATTCTCTTCACTTCACCCCATACTTTCGTGATTCTCATACTtactttggcattggagtcccttgcaggagcccctcccgggatcGTCCAGGTCGCCGGTTCACCACCTCTCCACTCCTCTCCGCCACTCTCGCTCTCCGAGTGGCTTGGTCACCCCGATCACTTAtctactaaaaaaatataagataaatTTTAACAGCATCCAAATAGGTTTAGAGTATGTAATATTGAACCTGATGTTTAGCATCATCCCATAGCTTAGGAACAACAGTTCTATCATCCGTAGAATTCAAATAGATGAAGACTGGTCCAAAAACTTTCTTCTATGCCTCACCAGCTTGGAACTTAGGCACCAGATCTTGTCCGCTATAATGAGGACTTTGAAACACCTGATTGTGTTATTTTGGACCAACAACATTCTAAAATCAGATCCAACTCATTAAATTCAAAAAAGATCCAACTCATAAATAACAATTTCATCATTAGCTTATTAGAATTTGAATCCTCTTAATTTAAATCTCTATCAGTCACTCATCAACTAATAGAGATTTGAATTTAAAGGATTCAAATTCGATTTATTAAGCACTTACCGCAAGTGTGGTGGGTCCCACGTGAGAAGTTAAGTTTTGTTTGAAGGGTCCACCAGATCGAAACTCATTGCTAGGCGTAATTAGCCAAAACCCCACACCCGGGTCTGTgcaaatctatatatattagtaaagcagACTTGAAAAAATAGTGTCATTGCAATTAATTACATTCACTTGAAAATAGTCTCATTGCAATTAATTACATTCACTTGAAAAAATAGCATGATTGCAATTAAACACATTCAGTTACTTTTTGTTTGTAGTAGCACAACACCTACGAGCAGAAGGCAGAAGGTATCTGAAGAAAAGTTGCAGTTACACTTGGAAATAATATCATTGCAATTGTTACATTCACTTGAAAAAATAGCATCATTACAATTAAATACATTCAGTTACATTTTGTATGCAACACCACAAAAATTGCAACTAAATACATTCAGTCTTGAAAAAATAGTCTCATTGGAATTAATTACATTCACTTGAAAAAAGAGCATGATTGCAATTAAACACATTCAATTTCTTTTTGTATGTAGCAGCACAACAACTACGGGCAGAAGGTATCTGAAGAAAAGTTGCAACATTACGTTACACTTGAAAATAACACCATGCAATTGAAACATTcacttgaaaaaataaaatcattgcAATTAAAGAAATTTAGTTACATTTTGTATGCAGCACCAcaaagatgaaaataaaattaaaaacggTATAAATTGGCAATGTCAAGAACCTATCCATCTACCAAcattaaattcaaaaaatgCAATGTATTAGACTAAATCAGGCCCTACTccatatctctatataaacaaaccacTCACACTCAAATCATGCATATCTTAGACTCCAACATCCTACAGGAAAAGAATGGCAACTGTCACAAGCTatttcaacaagtatgtcatgTTCCATCACATTAGCAAATTTAaacactttttattttttctattacTCATTTCTTATTTCTTTGTTTCAGGAGAAAggtcatcaacaacaacaaaaaactcaCATTCCTTAGTGAACTATCTTCCACtgcagatgattggaaaataaaagtGCGGGTTTCACGGATAGTGCattaagtaataacaaattatctttgtaataaatatattaaataataagattaaaaactgaaaaaaaattgtattgtcaaaagctattcagctacctacattaaatattcacaaaaatatatatattaaataataatagttataatttttaaaaataacttgagttgacaaatattaagaattaaaattaattaatttagataaaatagatttaaaattaataaatatttgttaTTAAATCATTATTGATGGTTAAGCTTATCATAAAGTAATTTTTCTGTTTAACTAaatatatgatgataaataaattaaatatattaaaaaataagttaattaaattaggagatatatactaaatatgttatgcatgtcatgttagttataaaaaataataaaataatttaattttaaattttttgatcgataatagttataattttgatttaaaatatgttttctaataatatataatatgagTTTATGACCTCCTATGAGATTTATCATTGTTGCACTCATTTACAACAAACTAAAAATGTAGTATGCAATGGTATttaataaatttcataaatgaaattatatttgatatagTCATATAGCTACAATATTTCTTCGgtgataaaaaataacaatcattCTTAACCAGCTTTCACTTTTACACATTATTATGGTACATGAGTTTAAGAATCTTTTTAACTAAGTCCTTATAATTTAATTGTGCTAACCACATGTATCATCTACTGAGGGAATCAAGTTCTACTCAAGTGtagtgaaagttaaaggtctatcataaagtgcattccTTAAGGACGGAATCTCAGGGATCGAAAGAGTTCATTTTAACTATTGTAATAGACATTCATTAGGTTGAACGATTTGTGTTTTCAAATTGTGTGACGAGGTtctataattttttactttatattaaactataaaaaattatcgaataatttaaattattatcctaattcataattaagttaaaaaatatatgctcttacaaattacaaactgcatattaactaattaaatactcATATGCAATAAATAGTATAATTTTTATATGTGTCACTAAGAATATGTTTCgacattaaatttttattagcACACTTACCATAGAGTTATCAACCGAAAACACAACTTTCTTGGCCAAAACATGAAAGCAATATATAAATATCACTTTATAAAagtctttttacttttatagaTGATTTTACACAAACATTGGACTAAATTATTcagctctaattatatattttcatcattttactAAATATTGAGAGTGCATTACTATTTAAACATATAATCactaaataaattgaaaataatttttattaaataaacataaaatattaaatgtgttttaatatactaaaaaattaaccCAAGAGGGGTAGCTCAGTTGGCAATGCAGGCTGAGTGTGAATGAAGAGCTCTCGGTTTCAATCCCCACACAGTACACTCTGGGGGAGGGATGATGAGCCTTAATTTTGACTAAATCTCGAATCTGTGGTATATCCAAATGGTAACGGTACCAAATTcttataccaaaaaaaaaacgaaaaaattagtgtacaataattttttttagcttCATTAATGTTATTACATTACATatgtttatcatattcttaattatctattatttaataattttttatattcaaaaattatttctacaaataatagacacataacttaaaaacaaactcgtgcaacgcacgggtttaatttctagtccATCCATGAACTTGACTATCTTTATTGTCACATGAATATTGATACTTGTCATCCACCTAGACATCAAATCATTAATTATGCCAAAAATATATGTGTTAATACACATATGATTAAATTTGACATGTCGGACAATTAGTTATAAGTCAGGATGATGTGGCATAAGGTTAGTGGATTCAACATGAGGGACTGAATTCATGCTATTTTCAAGTTGTGGGGACGCAAGTGGGGGAAGCATTGACAATTAATGGGGAAGAAaacgaattttttttatattaaagtcatatttatttatattaagccataatttacaaaataattactCTTTCATGGCTTAAAAATGTCTTTAGTCCTTGGAACTTATATTAAAGAATAAACATTTAAGTAGGTTCTggttacttttttttaaaaaaaaggttCTGGTTAAACTTacaagaagtttttttttggtgCTTAACATCAAATACAACGCAAaacaaacaacaaaagaaagacTAGAATCTCACAAAGGAGACACCCAGAGCATTCGCTAACAATAAGCTTCCTAGACCATCAAGGAGATTCGCAAGAAGAACAAGATCTTCATTTAATAAGTTTATTAAATACTTATGTGATAAAATTAAATACTTTATTAGATGACTATGAGAGGGTCGATGCAGTTAGCAACTGATTTAGGTTTCCGTCGGATTTCTTTGGAGACTGACGGCTTACAGTTGTTTGATTATTGGAAGAAGCATGAGGATGACCGGTTTTATTTGAGTTCTATTATTAGTGATTGCTATATGTTAGTTTCTGGTTTTGACATAGTTTCTGTTTATTTTGTCTGTCGCACGGGTAACACTGTTGCAAACTTTTTTGCTAGGAACGCAGACACTTATGCCAATATGGTATGAGTGGACGAGGTTCCACTAGCCGCTGTTCATTTGGTTGATACCGATGTAATGAACCTTCAGCCAGTTGACTCTTAATATATTTGcagttgaatttaaaaaaaaaaattactgctgacctttgtaccaaaaaaaagttactAAACACTTTTTTTTCTCAACGTAGCTCAGATTTCAAATAAAAGGCCCAAGGCCCAGAAACCTTCCAACGTGAAAACCCAATTCGCTCTGTTTAGAGGTACTAGGATATAACCCGtttgtccgtgcgatgcacggataatGTTTTACGAACTCTACTGTTAATTAcaattattgaatttttgatatatatggaataatacAACGATGTATTTTCTAAGgcatacaattttaattagtcGAACACTTATACATATAGATTTAATTTAACAAATGAATTAACCAACGCTTTGTTTTTTGGTTGAGCTTAGGGTTCTTGATTGTTGTATATCTTTTTGGTTTGCTATCTTGGGGACCGTCTTATGCTGTGGAGTGATTAGCTTTTTGTTGTTACTAATCACCCTGCTTTCTTTATCTCCCTTTTAGCTTGGTTTTCAAAGCTGATATTAATACACTCTTTTACTttcgaaaaaataaatttaaccTACGCTTTGCGGTTTGGCTTCATGGTCTTTTATTGTTTACAGTTTTTCATAAAATCAGGGAACAATTTATTAGCcatttatttgaaatttttctaaattcactaaaaaaaataggaatatctcttattattttttgaaaataatatatatatatatatatatatagggttgAGAATCAACTCTGTTAATATGTACGGAATATCTCTTGTATAAGATATTTTCTCGTCTTTAActctaataaaataaacaaaaaaaattattttgcaaTGCATTTGAAAGAACTATAAACAATCAAATGCATCTAAATTTTTCCTGCATAGATGCTCTTCTAAGAACCATTTACACTAATTATGCATCAAcaataaaattaccaaaacatctctcttttctctctatgAGGAACCAAGAGCAAGCATCAGGCCATAACTCCTCAATCAAAGACCAATTTCTTGACTGTATAAGACAATAAAATTTTGCTAACTGTCATGTAATAGACAGTGCTTATGCTACACATtaac
This is a stretch of genomic DNA from Lotus japonicus ecotype B-129 chromosome 1, LjGifu_v1.2. It encodes these proteins:
- the LOC130727693 gene encoding uncharacterized protein LOC130727693 isoform X2 — its product is MKISSPAYHLTLSFLFFLPTPDPFSSSLSRFLSFFSRPISAPSSFLLHGQPAMSHHHHHTQKLQPWPLQTAMDTRAPQPPLVTTATPPFMSEPPPLLSLLVDPLLPLHEMPPLATITIGYEGRKRLAVKLKNRRKRADVENKDVIGLKLQFRKKLVKEPLPGSSRSPVHHLSTPLRHSRSPSGLVTPITYLLKKYKINFNSIQIGLEYVILNLMFSIIP
- the LOC130727693 gene encoding uncharacterized protein LOC130727693 isoform X3, producing the protein MTHGPPLVHENIFSSISPYTLVSFLSPNARPIFFFSFTFSFFLQQTHFCSFFLSSPWTTSHEPPPPPHTKAPTMATPNSHGHASTTATAGHHRHASFHERTTTSTLPLGYEGRKRLAVKLKNRRKRADVENKDVIGLKLQFRKKLVKEPLPGSSRSPVHHLSTPLRHSRSPSGLVTPITYLLKKYKINFNSIQIGLEYVILNLMFSIIP
- the LOC130727693 gene encoding uncharacterized protein LOC130727693 isoform X5, which produces MKISSPAYHLTLSFLFFLPTPDPFSSSLSRFLSFFSRPISAPSSFLLHGQPAMSHHHHHTQKLQPWPLQTAMDTRAPQPPLVTTATPPFMSEPPPLLSLLVDPLLPLHEMPPLATITIGYEGRKRLAVKLKNRRKRADVENKDVIGLKLQFRKKLVKAMKNFRWSLTFVRVGEKNLKKCG
- the LOC130727693 gene encoding uncharacterized protein LOC130727693 isoform X6 codes for the protein MTHGPPLVHENIFSSISPYTLVSFLSPNARPIFFFSFTFSFFLQQTHFCSFFLSSPWTTSHEPPPPPHTKAPTMATPNSHGHASTTATAGHHRHASFHERTTTSTLPLGYEGRKRLAVKLKNRRKRADVENKDVIGLKLQFRKKLVKAMKNFRWSLTFVRVGEKNLKKCG
- the LOC130727693 gene encoding uncharacterized protein LOC130727693 isoform X4, whose protein sequence is MTHGPPLVHENIFSSISPYTLVSFLSPNARPIFFFSFTFSFFLQQTHFCSFFLSSPWTTSHEPPPPPHTKAPTMATPNSHGHASTTATAGHHRHASFHERTTTSTLPLGRSSSPSPRDATAGHHHHRLLLINTIGFCFGYEGRKRLAVKLKNRRKRADVENKDVIGLKLQFRKKLVKAMKNFRWSLTFVRVGEKNLKKCG
- the LOC130727693 gene encoding uncharacterized protein LOC130727693 isoform X1 translates to MTHGPPLVHENIFSSISPYTLVSFLSPNARPIFFFSFTFSFFLQQTHFCSFFLSSPWTTSHEPPPPPHTKAPTMATPNSHGHASTTATAGHHRHASFHERTTTSTLPLGRSSSPSPRDATAGHHHHRLLLINTIGFCFGYEGRKRLAVKLKNRRKRADVENKDVIGLKLQFRKKLVKEPLPGSSRSPVHHLSTPLRHSRSPSGLVTPITYLLKKYKINFNSIQIGLEYVILNLMFSIIP